The following coding sequences lie in one Ostrea edulis chromosome 8, xbOstEdul1.1, whole genome shotgun sequence genomic window:
- the LOC125662626 gene encoding uncharacterized protein LOC125662626: protein MDFKKGIGLRFVLIVVTVIGLTENASAQQRTAECKNSGGAYAWLSCLIAKANKNLCNPSGCARYAGTEFEKDLTCTFQKQRCGGCVPQYKLNATEVTCNALQQTGYECPPGVRMEVCNLDACVATVCRPYLTAPCRNNFCGGCFAEYDVDGQWRRCPIEVFSIQPDNPVIPGQTLDGFSDVAFASTSAGSVAVPQTPIRSKAIAKQPIRASTCPNGELPWDCPADVCTNAYCSAYPQAKCRINNCGGCSPEFTTGIYVIQDCNSRECPKNTLEMVCKDDPCKYSTCKKYEDKNPVCRPSRCGGCRAMWYVDGREVDCYKQYGVDVPCPNGEMRQKCPKTTCRFKHCPVDRSITCVINNCGGCHREYHKLTETGRTITVDESRCQGWWNFVTERKKKKFSSKKRPLPRPVNEISPNELDPMARRNNERTINSVDKFETSPKNNLNLGSQAKAIADVGVPHKSAMESSIVELAPPPPPQLPFNEPPPPPQLPFTEPPPQLPVEPMSERTLGVQQFMPKPSFPELPADLVSAHILENPLMNPPETFVEYPTSNGDVPRSDVAVDYPQERGVAPLVSEPVKTVHSMDQNLENIQTIENPLMFDQPSASSNTRKTEVIENPLLNDKSQPHPQKQDRINVEVLHNPLSNTRKTEVIENPLLNDKRSQLHPKKQDRINVEVIHNPLTNNQRPPSNINVAPLNTDALPSVPASDLSVQILDIPQVRAQEPRRPFDEVQTPVPTRVIQPVVRDRINVEFIDTPTRAFPLKRGRNRRINSKRKGADSSKMNFWKTDMQLPSAFFQFMLQGMGFHGIPLEGIQKK from the exons ATGGATTTCAAGAAAGGGATCGGATTACGTTTCGTCTTGATCGTTGTTACAGTGATTGGTTTAACAG AAAATGCATCAGCGCAACAAAGGACCGCAG AATGTAAGAATTCCGGTGGAGCGTACGCCTGGCTAAGTTGTTTGATCGCCAAAGCCAACAAAAATCTGTGTAATCCATCGGGGTGTGCACGATATGCTGGAACGGAATTCGAGAAAGATTTAACTTGCAC ATTTCAGAAACAGCGGTGTGGCGGTTGTGTTCCGCAGTACAAACTGAACGCGACGGAAGTGACCTGTAACGCCCTGCAGCAGACAGGATATG AATGTCCACCAGGCGTGAGAATGGAAGTATGTAACTTGGACGCATGCGTAGCCACTGTATGTCGGCCATATCTAACAGCTCCTTGTCG AAACAATTTCTGTGGTGGATGTTTTGCTGAATATGACGTAGATGGACAATGGCGGAGATGCCCAATAGAAG TTTTTTCCATCCAACCTGATAACCCGGTAATCCCGGGCCAAACATTGGACGGGTTCTCAGACGTAGCTTTCGCCTCTACTTCCGCCGGATCTGTCGCAGTTCCTCAAACACCAATCAGAAGCAAAGCAATAGCCAAACAGCCAATCAGAGCCAGCACCTGTCCCAATGGAGAGCTCCCGTGGGACTGCCCTGCAGACGTCTGTACAAACGCATACTGTTCTGCATACCCACAGGCTAAATGCAG GATCAATAACTGCGGAGGATGCTCACCAGAATTTACAACCGGCATTTACGTCATACAGGACTGTAACTCTAGAG AATGTCCTAAGAACACCTTAGAGATGGTGTGTAAAGACGATCCTTGTAAATATTCAACCTGTAAAAAGTATGAAGATAAAAACCCGGTTTGCAG acCAAGTCGTTGCGGGGGCTGTAGAGCTATGTGGTATGTGGACGGCCGAGAAGTGGACTGCTATAAACAATATGGAGTAGACGTCC CCTGTCCAAATGGGGAGATGAGACAAAAATGTCCTAAGACCACCTGCAGATTTAAACATTGCCCTGTGGACAGAAGTATCACCTGTGT TATCAACAATTGCGGAGGATGCCATAGGGAGTATCACAAGCTGACAGAGACGGGGAGAACGATTACAGTGGACGAATCTAGATGTCAGGGGTGGTGGAACTTTGTGACCGAAcgaaagaagaagaaattttCTTCCAAAAAACGACCTTTGCCACGACCAGTCAATGAAATCTCACCAAATGAACTAGACCCTATGGCGAGAAGAAATAACGAACGCACCATAAATTCTGTCGATAAATTCGAAACGAGTCCGAAGAATAATCTGAATTTGGGGTCACAGGCCAAGGCGATTGCCGATGTAGGGGTCCCTCATAAAAGTGCAATGGAATCCTCAATTGTTGAACTTGCACCACCGCCACCACCACAATTACCATTTAATgaaccaccaccaccaccacagtTGCCATTTACTGAACCACCACCACAATTACCAGTAGAACCGATGAGTGAACGAACACTGGGGGTGCAGCAATTCATGCCGAAACCAAGCTTCCCCGAACTTCCAGCTGATCTTGTTTCTGCTCATATATTGGAAAATCCTTTGATGAATCCCCCAGAAACATTTGTGGAGTACCCAACAAGCAATGGGGATGTTCCACGAAGTGATGTGGCTGTTGATTATCCACAAGAAAGGGGCGTGGCTCCTTTAGTCAGTGAACCGGTTAAAACCGTGCATTCAATGGATCAAAATCTAGAAAATATACAGACGATTGAGAATCCTCTCATGTTTGACCAGCCGTCAGCATCTAGTAATACAAGAAAAACGGAGGTGATTGAAAATCCACTTCTCAATGACAAGTCTCAGCCTCATCCCCAGAAGCAAGACCGAATTAACGTTGAAGTGTTGCACAACCCACTAAGTAATACAAGAAAAACGGAGGTGATTGAAAATCCACTTCTCAATGACAAAAGGTCTCAGCTTCATCCCAAGAAGCAAGACCGAATTAACGTTGAAGTGATACACAACCCACTAACAAATAACCAACGACCTCCGTCCAACATCAACGTCGCTCCCCTTAATACAGATGCGTTACCGTCTGTACCGGCAAGTGACCTATCCGTTCAAATTCTGGACATCCCTCAAGTCAGAGCACAGGAACCGCGGAGACCATTCGACGAAGTCCAAACACCAGTTCCGACACGCGTTATTCAACCAGTCGTCAGGGACAGAATTAATGTAGAATTTATTGACACCCCAACACGAGCATTTCCTCTCAAACGAGGGCGGAACAGAAGAATAAACTCCAAGCGAAAGGGAGCTGACTCATCCAAAATGAACTTCTGGAAGACCGACATGCAGTTGCCTTCGGCTTTCTTCCAATTCATGCTTCAAGGCATGGGTTTTCATGGAATACCTTTAGAGGGCATACAG aaaaagtAA